In the genome of Paenibacillus sp. FSL R5-0766, one region contains:
- the galU gene encoding UTP--glucose-1-phosphate uridylyltransferase GalU has protein sequence MRIRKAIIPAAGLGTRFLPATKAMPKEMLPIVDKPTIQYIIEEAVASGIEDIIIVTGKGKRAIEDHFDYSFELEQNLADKQKWDLLNEVRKPSEMADIHYIRQKEPKGLGHAIWCARKFIGNEPFAVLLGDDIVEAEHPCLKQMIDVYDELQSPIVGVQPVDWSEVSRYGIVDGELLTPTDDRVFRARRLIEKPKTEDSPSNLAIMGRYILTPDIFEILGQQSAGVGGEIQLTDALSRLNEQRQILAYHFDGLRHDVGEKLGFIETSIHYALQRPDLRKDLLKYLEQVVKDQ, from the coding sequence GTGCGTATTCGCAAAGCGATTATTCCAGCCGCAGGGCTAGGTACCCGGTTTCTGCCTGCCACCAAGGCGATGCCTAAGGAAATGCTACCCATCGTGGACAAGCCAACGATCCAGTACATTATTGAAGAAGCCGTAGCTTCAGGCATTGAAGATATCATTATTGTGACAGGTAAAGGGAAACGGGCCATTGAAGATCACTTCGATTATTCTTTTGAGCTGGAGCAGAATCTGGCGGACAAACAGAAGTGGGACTTGCTTAACGAAGTACGCAAACCCTCCGAGATGGCAGATATTCATTATATCCGTCAAAAGGAACCGAAGGGACTTGGTCACGCCATTTGGTGTGCCCGCAAGTTTATCGGCAACGAGCCTTTTGCCGTCCTGTTAGGGGACGATATTGTAGAAGCGGAACATCCCTGCCTGAAGCAGATGATCGATGTCTACGATGAACTGCAATCTCCGATTGTTGGTGTACAACCTGTTGATTGGAGCGAGGTATCCCGCTACGGAATTGTGGACGGAGAGTTGCTGACCCCTACCGATGATCGTGTTTTTCGCGCCCGCCGCTTAATTGAGAAACCAAAGACCGAAGACTCTCCCTCCAACCTGGCTATTATGGGACGTTATATTCTTACACCGGATATCTTTGAGATACTAGGTCAACAATCTGCTGGTGTAGGGGGAGAAATTCAGCTTACGGATGCCTTGTCCCGATTGAATGAACAGAGGCAGATTCTCGCATATCATTTTGACGGACTGCGTCATGATGTTGGTGAGAAGTTGGGCTTTATTGAGACATCGATTCACTACGCATTGCAACGCCCGGATCTACGGAAAGATCTTTTAAAGTATTTGGAACAGGTCGTAAAGGATCAATAA
- the rfbD gene encoding dTDP-4-dehydrorhamnose reductase: MNYRVMVTGAAGQLGYDVVKTFQAEGHQVLACDKNQMDITDQQQCTDMITTFRPHIIIHCAAYTAVDRAEVDEDTAYAINASGTRNIAVAAERVKAKLVYISTDYVFDGSGSTPYREYDVTNPKSVYGKSKLAGERLVQSLCTQWFIIRTSWVFGVYGSNFVKTMLELMEKRPQLQVVHDQQGSPTYTVDLARFIHILSTSAKYGIYHASNYGTCTWYEFAQAIREEAGKQSGFEPTAEITPCTTDQFPRPAPRPAYSVMDHLAIRTNGLEPLRPWREALIAFLKELSVQQKD; encoded by the coding sequence ATGAATTATAGAGTTATGGTGACTGGCGCGGCAGGACAGCTGGGTTATGATGTGGTGAAGACCTTCCAAGCAGAGGGGCATCAGGTATTGGCCTGTGACAAAAACCAGATGGATATTACCGATCAACAGCAGTGCACAGATATGATTACAACGTTCCGACCTCACATCATTATTCACTGCGCCGCTTACACGGCAGTCGATCGGGCCGAGGTAGATGAAGATACAGCATACGCAATCAATGCATCAGGTACTAGAAATATCGCGGTTGCCGCCGAGAGAGTGAAAGCAAAACTAGTATATATCAGTACCGATTATGTATTTGATGGGAGCGGGAGTACACCTTACCGAGAGTACGATGTAACCAATCCCAAAAGTGTGTATGGCAAGTCCAAGCTTGCGGGGGAACGACTGGTTCAAAGTTTGTGTACGCAATGGTTTATCATCCGAACATCATGGGTGTTTGGCGTGTATGGCAGTAATTTTGTCAAAACCATGCTGGAACTTATGGAGAAACGTCCACAACTGCAAGTTGTTCATGACCAACAAGGTTCGCCTACCTATACGGTCGATCTTGCTCGATTCATTCATATCCTCTCTACGAGCGCAAAATATGGTATCTATCATGCCTCCAATTACGGAACTTGCACATGGTACGAGTTTGCACAGGCAATAAGAGAGGAAGCCGGTAAGCAGAGTGGGTTCGAGCCGACAGCCGAAATTACGCCATGCACAACCGATCAGTTTCCGCGTCCAGCCCCTCGTCCTGCATACTCGGTGATGGATCATCTGGCGATTCGAACGAACGGTCTGGAACCTCTGAGACCTTGGCGTGAGGCGCTGATTGCGTTTTTGAAAGAGTTGAGTGTACAGCAAAAGGACTGA
- the ligA gene encoding NAD-dependent DNA ligase LigA translates to MDPMHRMEQLVTELNQHNYQYYTMDQPQISDKEYDLLYDELVTLEQESGMVLPDSPTQRVGGELLKGFTPHRHLSSLWSLDKAQNIEQLRSWNTRVLKLINDYNSKNPDTPLPEPGYVIELKFDGLTLNLTYTNGELVQASTRGNGTVGEGILAQVRTIRSVPLKIPYTSGTIEVQGEGIMNLSVLDRYNETAAEPLKNARNAAAGALRNLNPKATAERRLNAYFYNVGYSDDIQFANHQQMMDFLRENRFKVNPSITYFHEFDDVMEQLAAIQENRGLLDYLIDGAVIKITDMRTREVLGYTDKFPRWAVAYKFEAEETTTVLNAVVWNVGRTGKVTPLARVEPVELAGVTVQNCTLNNVGDIERKNLKFALGTRVFIRRSNDVIPEILGKVTEESDGEEIVFPEQCPACGFPLEQRGAHLFCNNRLACKPQTVARISHFASRDAMDIETFSEKTAIQLYDELNVREPADLYTLQFDDLVKLERFGEKKANNLIAALELSKDRDLASFLYSLGIPNTGKSTTRMLADHYRDLHAIMNATVEELVELPDVGGIVAESIVNFFADPFTQAAIEKMLNLGVKAQAPEAPTVAVVEDSFFSGKTVVLTGTLHQLTREEATQRLEALGAKVTGSVSKKTDLVIAGEKAGSKLTKAHDLGIPTIEDEDELVRLLNPQG, encoded by the coding sequence ATGGACCCGATGCACCGGATGGAGCAACTCGTTACCGAGCTGAACCAGCATAATTATCAGTACTACACGATGGATCAGCCACAGATCAGCGATAAGGAGTATGATCTTCTGTACGATGAACTGGTTACGCTGGAACAGGAAAGCGGCATGGTTCTGCCTGATTCTCCAACACAGCGTGTGGGCGGCGAACTGCTCAAGGGGTTTACCCCGCATCGCCACTTATCTTCCTTATGGAGTCTGGACAAAGCACAGAATATTGAGCAGCTTCGGAGCTGGAATACCCGTGTACTGAAACTGATTAATGACTATAACAGTAAAAATCCCGATACGCCTTTACCGGAACCAGGTTATGTTATTGAGTTGAAGTTTGACGGATTGACGCTGAACCTGACGTACACCAACGGTGAGTTGGTACAAGCCTCTACTCGTGGTAACGGTACTGTAGGCGAAGGGATTTTGGCACAGGTAAGAACGATCCGATCCGTTCCGCTCAAAATTCCTTACACAAGCGGTACGATTGAAGTACAGGGTGAAGGCATCATGAATCTGTCTGTCCTGGATCGATACAATGAGACGGCGGCAGAGCCACTCAAGAATGCGCGTAATGCAGCAGCGGGAGCGCTCCGCAACCTGAATCCGAAGGCTACGGCTGAGCGTAGGCTGAATGCTTATTTTTATAATGTAGGTTATTCGGATGACATTCAGTTTGCCAATCATCAGCAGATGATGGATTTCCTGCGTGAGAACCGCTTCAAAGTGAATCCATCCATCACGTACTTCCACGAGTTTGATGATGTGATGGAGCAATTGGCTGCGATTCAGGAGAACCGGGGTCTGTTGGACTATCTGATCGATGGAGCGGTTATCAAAATTACGGATATGCGCACCCGTGAGGTGTTGGGTTATACCGATAAATTCCCTCGCTGGGCGGTAGCATATAAATTCGAGGCAGAAGAGACTACGACGGTTCTTAACGCTGTGGTATGGAATGTAGGACGTACTGGCAAAGTAACTCCGCTGGCACGCGTAGAACCAGTTGAACTTGCCGGGGTAACGGTGCAGAACTGTACTCTGAACAATGTCGGCGATATTGAGCGCAAAAATCTGAAGTTTGCTCTGGGTACACGGGTCTTTATCCGTCGCTCCAATGACGTCATTCCTGAAATTCTGGGTAAAGTGACGGAGGAGAGTGATGGCGAGGAGATCGTCTTCCCTGAGCAGTGTCCGGCATGTGGATTCCCGCTGGAGCAACGCGGAGCGCATCTGTTCTGTAACAATAGACTTGCGTGTAAACCACAAACGGTGGCACGTATTTCCCATTTTGCTTCTCGTGATGCCATGGATATCGAGACGTTCAGTGAGAAAACGGCGATTCAGTTGTATGATGAATTGAACGTACGTGAGCCTGCTGATCTGTATACGTTACAGTTTGATGATCTGGTGAAGCTGGAGCGGTTTGGGGAAAAGAAAGCGAACAACCTTATCGCTGCGCTTGAGCTTAGTAAAGATAGAGACTTGGCTTCCTTCTTATACTCACTGGGTATTCCGAACACAGGTAAATCGACAACGCGCATGCTCGCTGATCATTATCGAGATCTGCACGCCATTATGAATGCAACCGTGGAAGAACTGGTTGAGCTACCCGACGTGGGTGGTATCGTGGCTGAGAGCATCGTAAACTTTTTTGCAGATCCGTTTACACAGGCTGCGATTGAGAAAATGCTCAACTTGGGTGTGAAAGCTCAGGCACCTGAGGCACCAACCGTTGCTGTTGTGGAAGATTCCTTCTTCAGTGGTAAAACAGTCGTCTTGACCGGAACGCTGCACCAATTGACGCGGGAAGAGGCGACGCAAAGACTGGAAGCGCTCGGAGCGAAGGTGACTGGCAGTGTGTCGAAAAAGACAGATCTGGTGATTGCCGGAGAGAAGGCAGGTAGTAAACTAACCAAAGCTCATGATCTCGGTATTCCTACGATTGAGGATGAGGATGAACTTGTACGTCTTTTGAACCCACAGGGTTAG
- the rfbB gene encoding dTDP-glucose 4,6-dehydratase: protein MKLLVTGGAGFIGSNFVLYMLREYPSYEIINVDALTYAGNLENLHTVESNPQYTFIKADIADVQQMEAVFSQGIDVVVNFAAESHVDRSILSPDIFVRTNVMGTQVLLDAAKKYQVTKFVQVSTDEVYGSLGATGLFTEDTPLMPNSPYSASKAGGDLLVRAYHETFGLPVNITRCSNNYGPFQFPEKLIPLIISRALNNEAIPVYGDGLNIRDWLYVEDHCSAIDLVIHNGQSGEVYNIGGNNERTNMYIVQTVLEQLGKPASLIKHVQDRLGHDRRYGIDPTKIRTELGWQPTHNFETGIRETIQWYLKHQDWWTRIQSGAYQDYVQLQYGKRMGDSSQ, encoded by the coding sequence ATGAAACTACTGGTTACGGGTGGGGCCGGATTTATCGGCAGCAACTTTGTCTTATATATGCTTCGTGAATATCCGAGTTATGAAATTATCAATGTGGATGCATTAACGTATGCAGGGAATTTGGAGAACTTGCATACGGTAGAGTCGAATCCTCAATATACCTTCATCAAAGCAGATATTGCAGATGTACAGCAGATGGAAGCTGTTTTTTCCCAAGGCATCGATGTGGTTGTGAATTTCGCTGCCGAGTCTCATGTGGATCGAAGTATTCTTTCCCCGGATATCTTTGTGCGTACCAATGTGATGGGTACTCAGGTTCTGCTGGATGCGGCAAAGAAGTATCAAGTCACCAAATTTGTTCAGGTATCGACGGATGAGGTATATGGATCATTGGGTGCAACAGGTTTATTTACTGAAGATACACCTCTGATGCCAAACAGTCCTTACTCTGCAAGTAAAGCTGGCGGGGATCTGCTCGTAAGAGCCTATCATGAAACCTTTGGACTTCCTGTGAATATTACACGTTGCTCCAATAACTACGGGCCTTTTCAATTCCCGGAGAAACTGATTCCGCTGATTATATCCCGTGCATTAAATAATGAAGCCATTCCAGTATATGGTGACGGGCTCAATATTCGTGACTGGCTTTATGTCGAGGATCACTGTAGCGCGATTGATTTGGTGATTCATAATGGACAATCTGGAGAGGTATATAATATTGGCGGTAATAACGAACGTACTAATATGTATATAGTGCAGACTGTTTTGGAGCAATTGGGCAAACCAGCGAGTTTGATTAAACATGTACAGGACCGCTTGGGACATGACCGACGTTACGGTATAGATCCAACCAAAATACGTACAGAGCTGGGTTGGCAACCTACACATAACTTTGAGACAGGGATCAGGGAGACAATCCAGTGGTATCTGAAACATCAAGACTGGTGGACGAGAATTCAATCAGGCGCGTATCAGGATTATGTCCAGCTTCAGTATGGTAAGCGGATGGGTGATTCGTCCCAATGA
- a CDS encoding molybdopterin-dependent oxidoreductase produces MKQWLKNRRKGYGKKLVSIHAWNAWIVVILSITGLMLVGGFWREILGIGRVWLKWLHIIVGLAMLAPVVYYLILAGKHWKQLRNRPWQRVNTIFVFALLVGWLLSGIVLWQFKLAGPRWSNAALLIHDLLTWVGLPYIIYHSITRTKWLKDPARRAVKTTTTSTRTQNTAAPSDSISDGKETPAAISSSQFDRSSERNLLKSEERPQHLYTRRAFIRSAVGVGLAVTLGPTFISWVGRNLKIDNSIDSMLENDPNRMVPLPQPLSASSPPIGGGAEGHFRVYTVTPIPSFSNANWSFRIDGLVERAQVWNWEQFVKLARTVQVSDFHCVTGWSVYKNTWEGISLAQLLKQAGVKPEAHSVKFYSGDGVYTDAITMDQAQMEDIMVAVMHDGKPIPADLGGPVRLVIPQMYAYKSVKWLNRIELIDSEHIGYWEERGYDKDAWLTGASQRIPNNLSGS; encoded by the coding sequence TTGAAGCAATGGTTGAAGAACAGACGCAAAGGTTACGGCAAAAAGTTGGTTTCCATCCATGCTTGGAATGCCTGGATTGTTGTGATCCTTTCTATAACAGGTCTTATGCTGGTAGGCGGCTTTTGGCGCGAGATACTCGGAATTGGACGTGTCTGGTTAAAATGGCTACATATCATCGTTGGGCTAGCTATGCTGGCACCCGTAGTATATTACTTGATTTTGGCCGGAAAGCACTGGAAACAACTTCGAAATAGGCCTTGGCAAAGGGTGAACACCATCTTTGTATTTGCACTGCTGGTAGGCTGGCTCCTCTCGGGTATTGTATTATGGCAGTTCAAACTAGCTGGACCTCGATGGTCGAATGCAGCACTTTTGATCCATGACCTGCTGACTTGGGTGGGCTTACCTTATATTATCTATCACTCCATCACTCGGACCAAATGGTTAAAGGATCCTGCACGTCGTGCGGTTAAAACCACTACAACTTCAACACGAACTCAAAATACAGCTGCTCCATCTGATTCAATATCGGATGGAAAAGAAACTCCGGCTGCTATATCTTCTTCCCAGTTTGATCGCAGTTCCGAGAGAAATCTCCTCAAATCAGAGGAGCGACCTCAACATTTGTATACACGACGAGCTTTCATCCGTTCTGCTGTGGGGGTTGGTCTCGCCGTGACTCTTGGTCCTACTTTTATATCCTGGGTAGGACGAAATCTCAAGATCGATAACAGTATTGATAGCATGCTGGAGAACGATCCTAACCGTATGGTTCCTCTGCCACAACCGCTATCTGCCTCTTCACCTCCCATTGGAGGCGGAGCTGAAGGTCATTTCCGCGTATATACGGTTACGCCTATACCGTCCTTCTCCAATGCTAACTGGTCTTTCCGAATCGATGGACTGGTTGAACGGGCACAGGTTTGGAATTGGGAACAATTCGTGAAGCTGGCGCGCACCGTACAGGTTAGTGATTTTCACTGTGTAACGGGCTGGTCTGTATATAAAAATACCTGGGAAGGTATTTCTCTTGCACAGCTTTTGAAACAAGCCGGGGTCAAACCGGAAGCTCATAGTGTGAAGTTTTATTCCGGTGATGGTGTGTATACGGATGCCATTACGATGGATCAAGCACAAATGGAAGATATTATGGTCGCTGTCATGCATGATGGCAAACCTATCCCTGCTGATCTTGGCGGTCCGGTACGGCTCGTCATTCCTCAGATGTATGCCTATAAATCAGTAAAATGGTTGAATCGCATTGAACTCATCGACAGTGAACATATCGGTTACTGGGAAGAGCGAGGATATGACAAGGATGCATGGCTTACAGGCGCATCTCAACGCATTCCTAACAATTTAAGTGGATCATGA
- the rfbC gene encoding dTDP-4-dehydrorhamnose 3,5-epimerase has translation MKVLPLFMDGAAILEPQVYGDYRGYFMESYNKQVLHEQGIQHVFVQDNQSLSAEAGVLRGLHYQLQPKAQTKLVRVISGAIYDVIVDVRTSSPTFGQWKSVILSEYNQRQLLVPQGFAHGFCTLVPHSQVTYKVDAYYSPEHDRGILWNDPALAIDWPVTKPILSEKDQKHPLLKDAELNFD, from the coding sequence ATGAAGGTACTTCCGCTGTTTATGGATGGCGCTGCCATATTGGAGCCCCAGGTTTATGGTGATTACCGTGGATATTTTATGGAGAGTTATAATAAGCAGGTTCTGCATGAACAGGGGATACAGCACGTCTTTGTTCAGGACAATCAATCCTTGTCGGCTGAAGCAGGTGTTCTGCGTGGGCTTCATTACCAGCTTCAGCCCAAAGCACAGACTAAATTGGTGAGGGTTATATCTGGGGCTATCTATGATGTGATTGTGGATGTCCGCACCTCATCCCCTACTTTTGGCCAATGGAAAAGTGTCATTCTAAGTGAGTACAACCAGCGGCAACTGCTTGTTCCTCAAGGCTTTGCTCATGGATTTTGTACATTGGTGCCTCATTCCCAAGTAACTTATAAGGTAGACGCCTATTATTCGCCTGAACACGACCGTGGAATTCTGTGGAACGATCCGGCGCTCGCCATTGATTGGCCTGTGACGAAACCTATATTATCGGAGAAGGATCAGAAGCATCCTTTACTGAAAGATGCTGAACTGAACTTCGACTAA
- a CDS encoding phosphatidylinositol-specific phospholipase C/glycerophosphodiester phosphodiesterase family protein: MKRIAAVLILLIVTVGTLFFAYKSESEEQRDGFTAYRLIAHAMGSIRDQPYTNAYEAMIANYEKGTRVFEIDFMLTSDRKAVARHEWTANMSKMLGQDEELPEDKQAGALTHDEFMDTPILGMYQPMDADGIIDVLAEYPDMYIVTDTKEQKDEDIQQVLRSLVDAAKEHDPSVLDRVVVQIYNEPMLETVKEVYAFPSIIYTLYATQDTEAQVVDFVQKNDIDAVTMPEYKVNQNFVAKLNSAGSVTYVHTINDTEQVANYEKWGVYGVYSDVLTEQELDEMNTRFAWKP, from the coding sequence ATGAAACGCATTGCCGCCGTGTTAATACTACTGATCGTTACCGTGGGCACACTCTTTTTCGCCTATAAAAGCGAGAGTGAAGAGCAACGGGACGGATTTACCGCTTATAGATTAATAGCCCATGCGATGGGCAGCATTCGTGATCAACCATATACCAACGCCTATGAAGCGATGATCGCCAATTACGAGAAAGGCACACGTGTATTTGAGATCGACTTTATGTTAACCTCGGATCGCAAAGCCGTAGCCAGACATGAATGGACTGCTAACATGAGTAAAATGCTAGGACAAGACGAAGAGCTTCCGGAGGATAAACAGGCCGGGGCGTTGACACATGATGAATTCATGGATACACCAATCTTGGGTATGTACCAGCCTATGGATGCCGATGGCATCATAGATGTACTGGCTGAGTACCCTGATATGTATATCGTAACCGACACCAAGGAACAGAAGGATGAGGATATTCAGCAGGTGTTAAGATCCCTCGTGGATGCTGCCAAAGAACATGATCCATCCGTGCTGGATCGCGTGGTTGTACAGATCTATAACGAACCGATGCTCGAAACGGTGAAAGAAGTCTATGCATTCCCTTCCATTATCTATACGTTATATGCCACACAGGATACAGAAGCTCAGGTTGTTGATTTTGTGCAAAAGAATGATATTGATGCCGTAACCATGCCGGAATATAAAGTGAACCAGAATTTCGTCGCCAAGCTGAATAGTGCAGGCTCAGTCACCTACGTGCATACCATCAATGACACTGAACAGGTGGCTAACTATGAGAAGTGGGGCGTGTACGGGGTCTACTCGGACGTGCTGACGGAGCAGGAACTGGATGAGATGAATACACGATTTGCCTGGAAACCGTAA
- the pcrA gene encoding DNA helicase PcrA — MQPVNIHDAVARLNTPQRQAVEATDGPLLIMAGAGSGKTRVLTHRIAYLIATRKAPPWGILAITFTNKAAREMQDRVSQLVGGSQGRDIWVSTFHSMCVRILRRDIERIGFTSNFSILDSSDQLSVIRSCMKDQNIDTKKFEPKAVQSMMSTAKNELISPEQYEKQAGDYFEGIVAKIYKMYQKKLRANNSLDFDDLIMQTIQLFKEVPEVLDFYQKKFQYIHVDEYQDTNRAQYMLCRMLADSHHHICVVGDSDQSIYRWRGADISNILNFEKDYPEASTILLEQNYRSTSNILNAANEVIGLNTGRKPKKLWTDKEGGSKIKVYRADSEHDEGYFVTSEISKNVKNGKSYQNHAILYRTNAQSRVIEEILIKSDIPYQIVGGIKFYDRKEIKDILAYLRLLSNPDDDISLTRIINVPKRSIGDTTVAKLAAAAGERGISIFRVLQVVDDLGFAGRTRNALVEFYDMIAALHQMVEYLSVTELTEKILEMSQYRLEMQNENTLESRARLENIEEFLSVTMEFEKNNEDKTLVSFLTDLALIADIDSMNDDEEDQSDAVTLMTMHSAKGLEFPVVFIVGMEEGVFPHSRAFMDNEELEEERRLAYVGITRAEEQLFLSCAQMRTLFGRTTANPPSRFLDEIPDELKEDTSMARDRYRRGSSGGGSYGGRGLGSSGGSNFGGGTKLFDHQSKSGSSATSSTPTSRVTTSVSRPTYSTPSSASKPVASNGEAGFKAGDKVQHGKWGTGTIVAVKGTGNDTELQIAFPAPVGVKRLLAGFAPITKVE; from the coding sequence ATGCAACCTGTAAATATACATGATGCCGTTGCACGGCTTAACACCCCTCAACGGCAAGCCGTCGAGGCGACGGATGGCCCGCTGCTGATTATGGCCGGAGCGGGCTCGGGCAAGACCCGGGTGCTGACACACCGGATTGCCTACCTCATTGCAACACGTAAGGCGCCCCCGTGGGGCATTTTAGCGATTACATTTACGAACAAAGCCGCCCGTGAGATGCAAGACCGTGTATCCCAACTCGTTGGTGGCTCCCAAGGACGCGACATTTGGGTATCCACATTCCACTCCATGTGCGTGCGTATTCTGCGCCGTGATATTGAACGTATTGGCTTTACCTCCAACTTCAGTATTTTGGACTCATCGGACCAATTATCTGTAATTCGTAGCTGTATGAAAGATCAGAATATCGATACCAAGAAATTCGAGCCCAAAGCAGTTCAATCCATGATGAGCACGGCGAAGAATGAACTGATTAGTCCGGAGCAATATGAGAAGCAGGCAGGAGATTATTTCGAGGGTATTGTAGCGAAGATATATAAGATGTATCAGAAAAAGTTAAGAGCCAACAACTCACTTGATTTCGACGATCTCATTATGCAGACCATTCAACTGTTCAAAGAAGTGCCAGAAGTCCTCGACTTTTACCAAAAGAAATTCCAATACATTCACGTGGACGAGTATCAGGATACGAACCGTGCACAGTACATGCTGTGCCGCATGCTCGCTGACAGTCACCATCACATCTGCGTTGTAGGGGATAGTGACCAGTCGATCTATCGCTGGCGTGGGGCGGATATCAGCAATATCCTGAACTTTGAGAAAGATTACCCTGAAGCAAGTACGATTTTGCTGGAGCAGAACTATCGTTCAACTTCCAATATCCTGAATGCAGCGAATGAAGTGATCGGCCTGAATACAGGGCGTAAACCGAAGAAACTGTGGACGGACAAAGAGGGTGGTTCGAAGATCAAGGTGTACCGTGCGGATTCCGAACATGATGAGGGGTATTTTGTTACTTCCGAGATTAGTAAAAATGTGAAGAACGGCAAATCCTATCAGAACCATGCTATTTTGTATCGTACCAACGCCCAGTCCCGGGTTATAGAGGAAATTCTGATCAAGTCTGATATTCCGTATCAGATTGTCGGCGGCATCAAGTTCTATGATCGTAAAGAAATCAAGGACATTCTGGCGTATCTGCGCCTGTTATCCAATCCAGACGATGACATCAGTCTCACCCGGATCATTAATGTACCGAAACGTAGCATTGGTGATACAACGGTAGCGAAGCTTGCGGCTGCGGCAGGAGAGCGTGGAATTTCTATTTTCCGTGTACTTCAGGTCGTAGATGATCTTGGTTTTGCTGGTCGTACGCGGAATGCGCTGGTGGAGTTCTATGACATGATCGCTGCGTTGCATCAGATGGTAGAGTATCTGTCTGTAACTGAACTGACCGAGAAGATTCTTGAGATGAGCCAATACCGTCTTGAGATGCAAAATGAAAACACACTCGAATCCCGTGCACGGCTGGAGAACATTGAAGAGTTCCTGTCGGTAACGATGGAATTTGAGAAAAATAATGAAGATAAAACGCTCGTGTCGTTCCTCACCGATCTTGCATTGATTGCTGACATCGACAGCATGAACGATGATGAAGAGGATCAGAGCGACGCGGTTACCCTGATGACCATGCACAGCGCCAAAGGTCTGGAGTTCCCGGTTGTCTTTATCGTGGGTATGGAGGAAGGAGTCTTCCCGCATAGCCGTGCCTTTATGGACAATGAAGAGCTGGAGGAAGAACGCCGACTTGCTTATGTAGGGATCACCCGTGCGGAAGAGCAACTGTTCCTGTCTTGTGCACAGATGCGGACGTTGTTTGGACGTACCACAGCGAACCCGCCTTCCCGCTTCCTGGATGAAATTCCGGATGAGCTGAAGGAAGACACCTCGATGGCTCGTGATCGTTACCGCCGAGGCAGTAGCGGAGGCGGCTCATATGGTGGACGCGGACTAGGTTCTAGTGGAGGAAGTAACTTCGGTGGTGGCACCAAGCTATTCGATCACCAAAGTAAGAGCGGTTCATCCGCTACCTCATCCACGCCAACTTCGCGTGTGACTACAAGTGTCTCCCGGCCAACGTATTCTACGCCATCATCTGCTTCCAAGCCGGTAGCTTCTAATGGTGAAGCAGGATTCAAGGCAGGAGATAAAGTGCAGCATGGTAAATGGGGGACAGGTACGATTGTTGCAGTTAAAGGGACAGGTAATGATACCGAACTGCAGATTGCGTTCCCGGCTCCGGTGGGTGTGAAACGTTTGCTTGCCGGCTTTGCCCCTATTACGAAAGTGGAATAA
- a CDS encoding heptaprenylglyceryl phosphate synthase, translating to MIDMIKQWRHVFKLDPDREITDEELDLVCMSGTDAIIVGGSSGITYDNTVDLMSRVRRYELPCVLEVSDLEAVVPGFDGYLIPMVLNATDSKWMIGHHQQAIERYGYLIPWDLLIAEGYIVLNANSTVARLTGADTDLTTGAAVAYAQAAERLLNLPIVYMEYSGTFGDMELVGETHRQLDRAHLIYGGGIDDPEKATQAAQVADTIVVGNIVYSDLTKALETVLAVKGTI from the coding sequence TTGATAGACATGATTAAGCAGTGGAGACATGTATTTAAGCTTGACCCGGACCGGGAGATTACGGACGAAGAACTCGATCTGGTCTGCATGTCGGGGACCGATGCAATTATCGTTGGTGGCTCTTCGGGAATTACTTATGATAACACGGTAGACCTGATGTCCCGTGTGCGTCGTTATGAGTTGCCATGTGTGCTTGAAGTATCTGATCTGGAGGCTGTTGTTCCCGGCTTTGATGGATATCTAATCCCAATGGTCCTGAATGCAACGGACAGCAAATGGATGATTGGGCACCACCAGCAAGCGATAGAGCGTTATGGTTATCTCATCCCGTGGGATCTACTTATTGCCGAGGGTTATATTGTGCTCAATGCAAACTCCACGGTAGCTCGGTTGACTGGCGCAGATACGGATCTGACGACAGGAGCTGCGGTGGCATATGCCCAGGCTGCGGAGCGTCTGCTCAATCTTCCAATTGTATACATGGAGTACAGCGGAACGTTCGGAGATATGGAGCTTGTTGGTGAGACACACAGACAATTGGATCGGGCACACCTTATCTACGGCGGTGGAATTGATGATCCAGAGAAAGCCACGCAAGCTGCCCAGGTGGCAGATACCATCGTGGTAGGTAACATTGTGTACAGCGATTTGACTAAGGCACTTGAGACGGTGTTGGCCGTAAAAGGAACCATTTAA